A part of Winslowiella toletana genomic DNA contains:
- a CDS encoding YlaC family protein, producing MNEIKQILQREIDVLNREEQRDNKPRFSFNFLKTHPGLWLSMYICYALTVVLIFTTDFLGWPAFWGATVFILVMSVLMLLDINPKYRFEDIDHLHDLRVCYYGEWYYVRTLSDKAITEILNHHATPENVKAGINQLLSKKGEVDFYDVYSLTWGNTPAATV from the coding sequence ATGAACGAAATAAAACAGATCCTGCAGCGTGAGATCGACGTACTCAATCGTGAAGAGCAGCGCGACAATAAACCTCGCTTCAGCTTTAACTTTCTTAAAACCCATCCTGGCCTGTGGCTGTCGATGTATATCTGTTACGCCCTGACCGTGGTACTGATCTTTACCACCGATTTTCTTGGCTGGCCGGCATTCTGGGGCGCAACGGTGTTTATCCTGGTGATGAGCGTGCTGATGCTGCTGGATATTAATCCGAAATATCGCTTTGAGGATATCGACCACCTGCACGATCTGCGCGTCTGTTATTACGGCGAATGGTATTATGTGCGCACCCTGTCTGATAAGGCGATCACCGAGATCCTTAACCATCACGCCACCCCGGAAAATGTCAAAGCCGGCATTAACCAGTTGCTATCGAAGAAAGGCGAAGTGGATTTTTATGACGTCTATTCTCTGACCTGGGGCAACACCCCGGCGGCCACAGTTTAA
- a CDS encoding PLP-dependent aminotransferase family protein yields MAKYQQLVHQIRAQIEAEVWQPGERLPSLREQVALSGLSLMTVMHAYQVLESQGWILSRPQSGYYVAPRAEFLSQPVSHQKVQLAETVDINAFIFDVLQACRDPAIMPFGSAFPDPELFPQRQLMRSLNSVSRTLTSADAINNLPPGNEALRKMLAQRYAQQGVTVSPDEIVITNGAMEALNLSMQAVTEPGDWVVIENPSFYGALQAIERLKLKAVAIATDPQHGMDLDELRRALARWPVKACWLMTNQQNPVGFTLTAEKKQQLVALLAEYNVALIEDDVYSELYFGGEKPLPAKAFDHASNVLHCSSFSKNLVAGFRVGWVAAGKHAQRIQRLQLMSTLSTSTPMQLALANYLGTRSYDSHLRKLRQLLEQRKNLARQSLKRHLPDGTRINDSRGGYFLWIELPKQVNATELYYQALSHQISIAPGSMFSSGQQYTNYFRFNASWAWDDAQETAAATLGGLIAAMM; encoded by the coding sequence GTGGCAAAATACCAGCAGTTGGTGCATCAGATACGTGCGCAGATTGAAGCAGAAGTGTGGCAACCTGGCGAACGCCTGCCTTCATTGCGCGAGCAGGTAGCGCTTAGCGGCCTGAGCCTGATGACGGTGATGCATGCTTATCAGGTGCTGGAGAGTCAGGGCTGGATCCTGTCGCGTCCGCAATCTGGCTACTATGTGGCGCCGCGCGCAGAGTTCCTGAGCCAGCCGGTCAGCCATCAGAAGGTGCAACTGGCGGAAACCGTTGATATCAATGCCTTTATCTTTGATGTATTACAGGCCTGCCGCGATCCTGCGATTATGCCGTTTGGTTCCGCTTTTCCCGATCCGGAGCTGTTTCCGCAGCGGCAGCTGATGCGCTCGCTTAATAGCGTGTCGCGCACGCTCACCTCCGCCGATGCGATTAATAACCTGCCGCCGGGTAATGAAGCGCTGCGCAAAATGCTGGCGCAACGCTATGCCCAGCAGGGCGTTACCGTATCACCAGATGAAATTGTGATTACCAACGGCGCGATGGAAGCGCTGAACCTTAGCATGCAGGCAGTGACCGAACCGGGTGACTGGGTAGTGATTGAGAACCCTTCATTTTACGGCGCGTTACAGGCGATTGAGCGGCTCAAACTCAAGGCGGTGGCCATTGCCACCGACCCGCAGCATGGTATGGATCTCGATGAGCTAAGAAGGGCGCTGGCGCGCTGGCCAGTCAAAGCCTGCTGGCTGATGACCAACCAGCAGAATCCGGTAGGCTTTACACTGACGGCGGAAAAAAAACAGCAACTGGTCGCGCTGCTGGCGGAATATAACGTGGCGCTGATTGAAGATGATGTTTACAGCGAGCTCTATTTTGGCGGCGAAAAGCCGTTACCGGCAAAGGCGTTCGATCACGCCAGCAATGTGCTGCATTGTTCTTCATTCTCGAAAAATCTGGTCGCCGGTTTCCGTGTCGGCTGGGTGGCAGCGGGCAAACATGCCCAGCGCATTCAGCGTTTACAGCTGATGAGCACCCTGTCGACCAGTACGCCGATGCAGCTGGCACTGGCCAACTATCTTGGCACACGCAGTTACGACAGCCATCTGCGCAAGCTGCGTCAGCTGCTGGAGCAGCGTAAAAATCTGGCGCGCCAGTCGTTAAAACGCCACTTGCCGGATGGCACGCGGATTAACGATTCGCGTGGTGGCTATTTTCTCTGGATTGAGTTGCCGAAGCAGGTCAATGCCACTGAGCTTTATTACCAGGCGCTAAGCCACCAGATCAGTATTGCGCCGGGCAGCATGTTCTCGTCAGGCCAGCAGTATACGAACTATTTTCGTTTTAATGCGTCGTGGGCATGGGATGATGCGCAGGAAACGGCAGCGGCGACGCTTGGCGGCCTGATAGCCGCCATGATGTGA
- a CDS encoding Rpn family recombination-promoting nuclease/putative transposase: MAITSTPHDTVFKQFLSDPAIARYFLQAHLPAAFLRRCNLDSLQLASGSFIDNNHRELRADIYYSMKSTSGNGNIYCVIEHQSSPHRHMAYRLLRYVVAGMQPWYDARRKSLPLVIPIVFYHGRQRPYPHSRYLRKTTNEPELVMGLHDTCFLLVDISTIPDDEIISHKGLALLEFMQKNIFARDLSVHFEQLVMLLESNMNTEAQRAAAIKYILRAGDTADTTSFIHMLAKRLPQDKELIMTMSQKLELKGRQEGRQEGVLKVARAMLREGMKMSTVMKVTGLTKADLKRLGH, encoded by the coding sequence ATGGCCATCACCTCTACACCACATGATACGGTGTTTAAACAATTTCTCTCTGACCCGGCAATAGCCAGATATTTTCTGCAGGCTCATCTGCCAGCTGCTTTTTTACGGCGTTGCAATCTGGATAGCCTGCAGCTGGCGTCAGGCAGTTTTATCGACAATAACCATCGGGAACTTCGCGCGGATATCTATTACTCAATGAAAAGTACTAGTGGAAACGGTAATATTTATTGCGTGATTGAACATCAGAGTTCACCCCACAGACATATGGCTTATCGGCTGTTGCGCTATGTTGTTGCCGGGATGCAGCCCTGGTACGATGCCAGACGCAAGTCATTACCGCTGGTTATTCCGATTGTTTTCTATCATGGGCGTCAAAGGCCCTATCCACATTCACGCTATTTGCGAAAGACTACTAATGAGCCGGAATTGGTGATGGGACTGCATGACACCTGTTTTCTGCTGGTGGATATTTCAACCATTCCCGATGATGAAATTATCAGTCATAAAGGGTTGGCACTGCTTGAGTTTATGCAGAAGAATATTTTTGCGCGAGATCTGTCGGTACACTTTGAGCAGCTGGTTATGCTACTGGAAAGCAATATGAATACGGAGGCACAGCGCGCTGCGGCGATTAAATATATACTACGGGCAGGAGACACAGCAGACACAACATCATTTATCCATATGCTGGCGAAACGTTTACCACAAGACAAGGAGTTAATTATGACTATGTCGCAGAAACTGGAGCTGAAAGGGCGTCAGGAAGGGCGTCAGGAAGGCGTGCTTAAAGTTGCCCGTGCAATGCTCCGGGAAGGAATGAAAATGTCTACCGTGATGAAAGTAACCGGTCTGACAAAAGCCGATCTTAAACGACTCGGTCATTGA
- a CDS encoding type II toxin-antitoxin system RelE/ParE family toxin — MKLSVSPLAEQDIEAIGDYIAQDNPVRAVGFTEELYQQCLLIGETPVHYRQRPELGRHIRSCAYGRYLIVFSARDTEVRIERVLHGARDINNLFQEPPES; from the coding sequence ATGAAGCTGAGTGTATCGCCACTGGCCGAACAGGATATAGAAGCCATCGGTGACTATATCGCACAGGATAACCCGGTAAGAGCAGTCGGTTTCACCGAAGAGCTGTACCAGCAATGCCTGCTAATAGGTGAAACGCCGGTGCATTATCGGCAAAGGCCTGAGCTGGGAAGACATATCAGAAGCTGTGCTTACGGGCGTTATCTTATTGTGTTCAGTGCTCGTGATACGGAAGTAAGAATTGAACGGGTACTGCACGGAGCCAGAGATATCAACAACCTGTTCCAGGAACCACCAGAAAGCTAA
- a CDS encoding type II toxin-antitoxin system ParD family antitoxin gives MPTSVALSPYFEAFIREQIDSGRYNNTSEVIRAGLRALEEREQQLKLEALQKAVSAGINSGEGRDAEEVFGRLSRKYRRMAEGD, from the coding sequence ATGCCAACCAGTGTAGCCCTTAGTCCCTACTTCGAAGCATTCATCCGGGAGCAAATCGATAGTGGACGCTATAACAACACCAGCGAGGTTATCCGTGCCGGACTGCGTGCGCTTGAGGAACGGGAACAACAGCTGAAGCTTGAAGCGTTACAAAAAGCGGTCAGCGCAGGGATCAATAGCGGTGAAGGCAGGGATGCTGAAGAAGTATTCGGTCGTCTGTCACGTAAGTATCGCCGTATGGCCGAAGGTGACTAA
- a CDS encoding hemagglutinin repeat-containing protein yields the protein MRKLSLSLSKSYAVESDITLDAARDITLQAAKDSQKQEGSNSSKGGSIGIGLTAGPGGTGLTISASMNAAKGNEKGNSTSWNESTIDAGNQANLISGRDTTRKGALVNGDSRINQQLMIKHDSEILTDNNC from the coding sequence CTGCGTAAACTGTCGCTAAGCCTAAGTAAGTCATATGCAGTTGAATCAGATATCACCCTTGATGCTGCGCGGGATATCACGCTACAGGCGGCCAAAGATAGCCAGAAACAGGAGGGGAGTAATTCCAGCAAAGGCGGGTCCATCGGCATTGGCCTGACTGCGGGACCCGGCGGAACCGGCCTGACGATTTCGGCCAGTATGAACGCCGCAAAAGGCAATGAGAAAGGCAACAGCACCAGCTGGAACGAAAGCACCATTGATGCAGGCAACCAGGCAAATCTTATCAGCGGTCGTGATACCACACGGAAAGGCGCACTGGTCAATGGCGACAGCCGAATAAATCAGCAGTTGATGATAAAGCACGACTCTGAAATACTAACAGATAATAACTGTTAG